Proteins encoded by one window of Vigna radiata var. radiata cultivar VC1973A chromosome 5, Vradiata_ver6, whole genome shotgun sequence:
- the LOC106761594 gene encoding uncharacterized protein LOC106761594 — translation MVGSHKKKKNFPIGSTFKLPAEIPVWPPGGGFATGIIDLGGGLLVSQITTFNKVWSSFEGGANNLGVTFFEPTGLSEGFFMLGCYCQPNNMPLHGWVLVGKDYSSLSNGALAKPVDYNLVWTTRSLKSKQDEEGYIWLPIAPDEYKPVGYVVTTSPEKPSLDRIRCVRSDLTDECTRYHSMKIWRTESKRFGVFDVRPMKRGIGAEGVSVGTFLAQSGGGTNPKPLPIVCLKNTKASFSYMPNLSQVEAMIKAYSPYMYLHPMEEYLPSSVDWFFSNGAVLMEKRKGVIRENAIRANGSNLPQGGSFDDDEVTYWLDLPLDEAKRVKVKKGDLASAEAYVHVKAMLGGSFSDIVMWVFYPFNGGARAKVACTNIPLRGKGEHVGDWEHVTLRVSNFNGELWKVYLSQHSRGEWVDACELEFQNGNRVLAYSSLHGHALFPKTGLVMQGMRGLGVRNDAAKSDAVMDMANGFQIVGAEYLRSEIREPPWLNYCMNWGPKNGPKGPKQKDSWEGDERCK, via the exons ATGGTAGGTTCtcacaagaaaaagaaaaattttcctATTGGAAGCACATTTAAACTTCCTGCTGAAATACCAGTTTGGCCACCAG GTGGTGGATTTGCAACAGGCATCATTGACCTTGGTGGTGGGTTGCTAGTGTCACAAATCACAACATTCAACAAAGTTTGGAGTAGCTTTGAAGGTGGAGCAAACAATCTTGGGGTAACTTTTTTTGAACCAACAGGTTTATCTGAAGGATTCTTCATGCTAGGATGTTACTGCCAACCAAACAACATGCCTCTTCATGGTTGGGTTCTTGTGGGCAAAGATTACTCTTCACTCTCTAATGGAGCTTTAGCCAAACCAGTTGATTACAACCTGGTGTGGACCACTAGGTCCTTGAAATCGAAGCAAGATGAAGAAGGCTACATTTGGTTACCGATAGCCCCAGATGAGTACAAACCTGTAGGCTATGTTGTCACCACCTCACCAGAAAAGCCTTCTCTTGACAGAATCAGGTGTGTCAGATCAGACCTCACCGATGAATGCACAAGATACCATTCAATGAAGATTTGGAGAACAGAAAGCAAGAGGTTTGGTGTGTTTGATGTTAGACCAATGAAGAGAGGCATTGGAGCTGAAGGTGTAAGTGTAGGAACCTTCCTAGCTCAAAGTGGAGGAGGGACAAACCCTAAACCTTTACCTATAGTTTGTTTGAAAAACACAAAGGCCAGTTTTTCCTACATGCCCAATTTATCTCAAGTTGAGGCAATGATCAAGGCCTATTCTCCATACATGTACTTGCACCCTATGGAAGAGTACCTCCCTTCTTCTGTGGACTGGTTTTTCAGCAATGGGGCAGTGCTGATGGAGAAAAGAAAGGGTGTGATAAGGGAGAATGCAATAAGAGCAAATGGCTCAAACCTTCCCCAAGGTGGTtcttttgatgatgatgaagttACATATTGGTTGGACCTTCCATTGGATGAAGCCAAGAGAGTTAAGGTAAAGAAAGGAGATTTGGCAAGTGCAGAAGCTTATGTTCATGTGAAAGCAATGCTGGGTGGGAGTTTCAGTGACATTGTGATGTGGGTTTTCTACCCATTCAATGGAGGTGCAAGGGCAAAGGTGGCATGCACCAACATTCCTCTAAGGGGAAAAGGAGAACATGTGGGGGATTGGGAGCATGTGACATTAAGGGTAAGCAACTTCAATGGAGAACTGTGGAAGGTATATTTGTCACAGCATAGTAGGGGTGAATGGGTGGATGCATGTGAGTTGGAGTTCCAAAATGGGAATAGGGTTTTGGCTTATTCTTCTTTGCATGGTCATGCATTGTTCCCAAAAACTGGGCTTGTTATGCAAGGGATGAGAGGGTTAGGGGTGAGGAATGATGCTGCTAAAAGTGATGCAGTCATGGATATGGCAAATGGGTTTCAAATAGTTGGTGCTGAATATTTGAGGTCTGAAATTAGAGAGCCACCATGGTTAAATTATTGCATGAATTGGGGTCCAAAGAATGGACCAAAGGGTCCTAAACAGAAGGATAGTTGGGAAGGAGATGAAAGGTGTAAATAG